The Mycolicibacterium brumae DNA window TGCGGGCCGATCCGCGCGGACTCGATGTCGGTGAACAGGCCGCGCAGGTCATGGGTCAGGAAGGTGGGGCGTTCGGCCGGGATTGCGACGGCCAGCTGGGCCGGGTCGCACACTCCGGTCAGCACCGCCAGGCTGGGCAGGCCGACGCCGTTGGCGCCGGCGATGTCGGTGTTGAGCCGGTCCCCGACCACCAGCGGGGCACGGAATTCGCCCCGGGACAGGGCGGCGCGCATCAATGTGGGTTCGGGTTTGCCGGCCACCTCGGGTCGCACCCCGGTGGCGGTGGCGACCGCGGCGACCAGGGTGCCGTTGCCGGGCAGCATGCCGCCGCGGTCCGATGGCAGGGTCAGGTCGGTGTTAGTGGCCACCCATAGCGCGCCGGCGTGCACCGCCAGCGACGCCTCGGCCAGATCGGTCCAGCCGATGTCCGCGGAATAGCCCTGCACGACGGCCACCGGGGCCTCGGCGGCCGAACCCACCGGGGTCAGCCCGACGGCGCTGATCTCACCGGCCAGGGCCGCGCTGCCGATCACCAGCACCCGGGCGCCGGCGGACAGACGCTGCGCGAGCAGGGCGGCGGCGGCCTGCGCGCTGGTGACCACGTCGGCGGGCTGGGCAGCGAAGCCCATGGACCCCAGGTGATCGGCGACCTGCTCGGCGTTGCGCGAGGCGTTGTTGGTCACCCACAGCGTACGGGCCCGAACCCGGTCCAGTATGTCCACCGCGTCCGGCGTGGGCTCGTGACCGGTGAAAACGGTGCCGTCGAGATCGAGCAGCAGAGCGTCGAAGGTCTCGGCGAAGTTGGGCATTACGCTGCTCAGGCCAGTTCGCTGATGCGGTCTTCGGCGTCGGTGACGCCTTCGACGTCGGCGTCCGCGGCCCGCAGGAACCACTGCAGGGCCTCGTCGCGACGGTCCAGCGCGAGGAGTGTGTCGGCGTAGGCGTAGGCCAGCCGGGCCGCCATCTCACCGACGCCGTCTGCGTCGGGCGCCGGTGAGCTCAGCACCGCCAGTGCCTGGTCGAGCTGGCCGAGGTCGGCGCGGGCGCCGGCGACCACGATGCGCAGCTCGTCGGCGGCGGCGCCGGTCAGTTCGGCGGCCTCCGGGGACTTGGACAACTCGATGGCCTTCTCGGGCCGGCCGACCCCGCGCTCGCAGTCGGCGATCAGCGGCAACAGGGTGGACTTGCTGCCCATCCGGCGTGCCGCCCGGAACTCTGCGAGCGCCTGGCTCCAGTCGCCGCACCGGTAGGCGGCAATGCCGAC harbors:
- a CDS encoding HAD-IIA family hydrolase, with translation MPNFAETFDALLLDLDGTVFTGHEPTPDAVDILDRVRARTLWVTNNASRNAEQVADHLGSMGFAAQPADVVTSAQAAAALLAQRLSAGARVLVIGSAALAGEISAVGLTPVGSAAEAPVAVVQGYSADIGWTDLAEASLAVHAGALWVATNTDLTLPSDRGGMLPGNGTLVAAVATATGVRPEVAGKPEPTLMRAALSRGEFRAPLVVGDRLNTDIAGANGVGLPSLAVLTGVCDPAQLAVAIPAERPTFLTHDLRGLFTDIESARIGPQPSWRAEHNADEITLRCAGEPDDDGLGAVRVAVAALWEAADDGRGTRLVAGDETAANALRRWSL
- a CDS encoding tetratricopeptide repeat protein, producing the protein MVDNSQGGERRPFRGGKPGGPRGQERRGGRPDANRGSGQFRDRRGPSDRDDRPEPQGPAIPADIEARDLAPEVRRELSTLSKNTADTIARHLVAAGALLDEDPEAALAHAQAARTRSGRIPAIREAVGIAAYRCGDWSQALAEFRAARRMGSKSTLLPLIADCERGVGRPEKAIELSKSPEAAELTGAAADELRIVVAGARADLGQLDQALAVLSSPAPDADGVGEMAARLAYAYADTLLALDRRDEALQWFLRAADADVEGVTDAEDRISELA